Part of the Paeniglutamicibacter sulfureus genome, CACGCTGACGCTGTTGGGCGAAGCCTCCGTGGGTTCGGGCAACCGGCGTGTCGAGGCACTGGTGGGCATGGAGGCCTTCCGCCACGGTGCTGCCGAGCGCGCCCTGGTGTCCGAGCTTTCCTCGATGTTCAAGGTCCCCGCCGCACAGCTCAACGAGCGCATTTCCGACACGGTTGCGAAACTGCGCACCGCCGAAAAGGAAATCGAGAAGCTCCGCGGCGCGCAACTTGCAGCCCAGGCGGGCGCCCTGGTGGCCAAGGCACGGGAGATCAACGGGATCAAGGTCCTGGCCCACGATGCCGGAGAGGTCCCCTCGGCCGAAGCCCTGCGCACCTTGGCCCTCGACCTGCGGGACCGCCTTGGCTCGGAGGCGTCCACCGTGGCGCTGGCCGGCGCGGCCAACGGCCGCCCGCTGGTACTGGTCGCAACCAACGACGAGGCCCGCACCAAGGGTGCCAAGGCCGGTGCCCTGGTGCGCACCGCGGCCAAGATCCTTGGCGGCGGAGGCGGCGGCAAGGACGATGTGGCACAGGGTGGCGGCCAGGACGTGGCCAAGATCGCCGAGGCGCTTGACGCCATGGTCCGCTCGATCCAGGAGCTGTCATAGCCTCGGCGCCCGGCCCCTTGGCACCGACCCCGCGTCCCGGGGTGCTGCTTGGCGTCGACGTTGGCATGGCCCGCGTCGGCGTCGCGGCCAGTGACCGCGACGGGATGCTCGCCACCCCGGTCAAGACGCTGAAACGCGACGTGAAGAAGTCCAGTGACATCTACGTACTGGTGAAGCTGGCCGCCGAGCGGGAGGTCGCACAAATCTTTGTGGGCCTGCCGCGCTCGATGTCGGGCGGGGAAACCGCTTCCACCACGATGGCGCGTGATTATGCCCGTGATTTGGCGAATGCGCTTATGCGTTCCGGTTCTAGCGTGGACGTGCGACTGGTGGATGAACGCCTGACCACCGTCAGTGCGCACCGTTCCCTGCACGAAGCCGGACTCGACGGGCGCAAGCACCGCGCAGTCGTTGACCAGGTCGCCGCGGTGGAGATCCTCCAGCAGGTCCTCGAAATGCGCCGCAACGGCCAGCACTCTCCGGGGCAGCTGGCGGCGCCCGACGTCCAGGGGACCGGCGATGACGACTGAGCCGGGACGAGGCGCCGCCCCCGGCCAGGGGCCGGCAAGGCCCGACGACCGCGATGGACTGCCCGAAAACCCCGCTTTGGGTTACGATCGCATGAGATCTCAATCGGCTGAAGAAGTGGGCCTGCGTCGCCCCTCGGCTACTACGTTGCCTGCGGGCATGGGAGAATACCGCATGACTAACGAATCGTTCAACGATTCTCCGCGCCGCGAATCCGGGGTATCGCCCCGGCGTGCAGCACGTGCCGCGCGCGAAGAGGAAGATCGCACTCGCAGTGCGGCTAAGCCCCCCGTCCCGGAGCAGGAAACTGGCCGGCGGAAATCCACGGAGCCCGCCACGGGCCCGACGGCTGGTGCCGGAAGCGTCTCCCGGGAACCCGACCGCCATGGCTCGGCCCACCACCACGGCGCGGCCCCTGATCCGGAATCCCGGGCGGCGACCACTGCCGGTGAGGCCGCCAAGGCCCAAGCCGAATCCAAGGCGGCCACGGACGCGGTGCAAGCGGAGGAAACCCGACTCCAGGTACTTGAGGAAGCCCGGGTGCTGGCCGAGGGGGAGCGGACCAAGGCTCTTGACGCCGCCCAACGGGCACGGACCCAGAGTGCCCAGCGTGCGCGCAAGGAGGCCATCGAGGCCCAGCGCGCCGCCGCAGAACGCGTCCGCCAGACTCTTCGCGCCAACGCGGCGCCGCTGCGCGACAGGTCGGCAGCCGCCCGAAGTGCCATCACCCCCGCCTCGGCTGCCGCCGCGCCGCCGGCGGAAGACGGTAATCAGGCCAACCCCGCCCGGAACACGCCCTTTGACCAAACCGAGCGGCGGGAGCCGCCCGCGAGCCGGAACGTCGCAGAGGTCCCCGATTTATCCCCGGCCAAGGTTCCTGCCCCGGCCGGTTCCCTGGTTCCGCCCCCGCCCCCTTCCAAGCCCCCCGTCGTGAAAACGGATCCTGCCGCCAGGGAAAACCGGCCAGCGACAATGGGCGCGACAATGACCGCGCCAGCGGGCAGGCCGGAAAACGCCGCCGTGGCGGATCCCTCCCACGAGGATCCGGAACCCCACTCCGAGCAGGCCGACCACACCGGCGAATCCCGCCACGACGGAGTCGACGAGGCACCCGTGGACCGGCACGTTCAACCGGGGTACAACTCCGTCGACCCCGCCGAGCCGTTCGCTCGCCAAAACCTGTTCCTGACCTCCACCGCGACAGACCCCCAGGTCCGCAAGGCCCGCCGCCGCCGCCGCAACTGGATCGTGTTCTCGGTGCTCCTGGGCTTCTTCGCAGCCATCTTCGGCGTCGTGATCTTCCTTCAGGGAGTCCTGGACCGGCTGAGTCCCCCGGACTTTCCGGCGCCCGGTGGCGAGGCAGTCACCTTCGAGGTGAAATCCGGCTGGGGGGCCCAGCAAATCGGCCGTGAACTCGAAAGCCGGGAGATCGTGGCCAGCGACAAGCTCTTCCTCGAGGCCATCCAACTGGTGGAGGCCGAGAGCCGCGAGATCCACCCGGGCACCTACGAGCTGCGTCGCGAAATGCCGGCACTGTCAGCAGCCGAGATCCTGATCGGCGAACCTGCCGCGAAGGTCTCCTACGTGGCCATCAAGCAGAACACGCGCATGAACCAGGTGCTGGAGGATATTTCCGAGGCCACCGACCTGCCGCTCAACGAACTGCGGCGACTCGCCGAGGACCCCGCGGCCTTCGGCATCAGTGCCGATGTCCCCAACCTGGAAGGATACCTGCACCCCGGTGAATACCGGTTCCCGCTGGATACCGATTCCAAGACGGTGCTCAAGGCGATGGTCGATGCGACGGCCAAGACGCTGATTGACAACGGAATCACCGACGCCGCCCAGCAATACCACGTGCTGCAAGTCGCCTCGATCCTGCAGGCCGAGGCGCGGCCAAACGACTACGGCACCGTGGCCGGGGCACTGGAGAACCGCCTGCACACCAACAACACCGAGACCAACGGCCTGCTTCAGGTCGACTCGACGGTGATCTACGGGCTGGACAGGTACAGCCTGCAAATGACCGAAGCGGAAAAGAAGGATGCGGGCAACGCCTACAACACCTACATCCACAAGGGCCTGCCGCCGACGCCGATCGGTTCCCCGGGAGACTCGGCCATCAAGGCCGCGGCGCACCCGACCCCGAACGACTTCTACTACTGGGTCACGGTGGACACCAACAGCGGAGAGACGAAGTTCGCGAAGACCTACGCCGAACACCGCGTCAACCAGAACGAATTCCGCGCCTGGTGCGCCGCCAACACGGACGTTTGCAAGTGAGTTCCGCCGCGGCCGCGTGCCGTGCGGCGGTGCTCGGCCACCCGATCGGGCACTCCCGATCCCCGCTGCTGCATTCGGCGGCCTACCGGGC contains:
- the ruvX gene encoding Holliday junction resolvase RuvX gives rise to the protein MAPTPRPGVLLGVDVGMARVGVAASDRDGMLATPVKTLKRDVKKSSDIYVLVKLAAEREVAQIFVGLPRSMSGGETASTTMARDYARDLANALMRSGSSVDVRLVDERLTTVSAHRSLHEAGLDGRKHRAVVDQVAAVEILQQVLEMRRNGQHSPGQLAAPDVQGTGDDD
- the mltG gene encoding endolytic transglycosylase MltG; translated protein: MTNESFNDSPRRESGVSPRRAARAAREEEDRTRSAAKPPVPEQETGRRKSTEPATGPTAGAGSVSREPDRHGSAHHHGAAPDPESRAATTAGEAAKAQAESKAATDAVQAEETRLQVLEEARVLAEGERTKALDAAQRARTQSAQRARKEAIEAQRAAAERVRQTLRANAAPLRDRSAAARSAITPASAAAAPPAEDGNQANPARNTPFDQTERREPPASRNVAEVPDLSPAKVPAPAGSLVPPPPPSKPPVVKTDPAARENRPATMGATMTAPAGRPENAAVADPSHEDPEPHSEQADHTGESRHDGVDEAPVDRHVQPGYNSVDPAEPFARQNLFLTSTATDPQVRKARRRRRNWIVFSVLLGFFAAIFGVVIFLQGVLDRLSPPDFPAPGGEAVTFEVKSGWGAQQIGRELESREIVASDKLFLEAIQLVEAESREIHPGTYELRREMPALSAAEILIGEPAAKVSYVAIKQNTRMNQVLEDISEATDLPLNELRRLAEDPAAFGISADVPNLEGYLHPGEYRFPLDTDSKTVLKAMVDATAKTLIDNGITDAAQQYHVLQVASILQAEARPNDYGTVAGALENRLHTNNTETNGLLQVDSTVIYGLDRYSLQMTEAEKKDAGNAYNTYIHKGLPPTPIGSPGDSAIKAAAHPTPNDFYYWVTVDTNSGETKFAKTYAEHRVNQNEFRAWCAANTDVCK